One Polyangiaceae bacterium DNA window includes the following coding sequences:
- a CDS encoding thiolase family protein, with protein MADIVIVEAVRSAVGRAHKGALAQKRPDELAGEVIAGLLARVPQVKPSDVDDVILGCAMPEGEQGLNVARVAGMLGGLPQEVSAMTINRFCSSGLQAIALAASSIAAGYGDIFVAGGVESMSMVPMTGNKLSASPEAMHRFPSVYTPMGITAENVAKKFEVSRADQDAFALASQKKAVAAIEAGKFKDEIVPVKGVRFSKNDRITFDFARDELPRGDTTLEGLSSLKPAFSATGSVTAGNSSPLSDGAAAALVMSKEKADKLGVKPLGYLRMFVTAGVDPAIMGIGPVPAVRKLLARSGLKLDQVDIIEMNEAFASQSVYCKRELGMADEKLNVNGGAIALGHPLGCTGAKLTATALYELRRRGGKYAIVTMCIGGGMGAAGLFERA; from the coding sequence ATGGCGGACATCGTGATTGTAGAGGCGGTTCGTTCGGCCGTGGGCCGAGCGCACAAGGGGGCGCTCGCTCAGAAGCGCCCCGATGAGCTGGCGGGCGAGGTCATTGCGGGCCTTTTGGCGCGCGTGCCTCAGGTCAAACCGAGCGACGTGGACGACGTCATTCTCGGCTGTGCCATGCCGGAAGGCGAGCAGGGGCTCAACGTGGCGCGTGTTGCGGGCATGCTCGGCGGCCTGCCGCAAGAAGTTTCAGCCATGACCATCAATCGGTTTTGCTCGAGCGGTCTGCAAGCCATTGCGCTTGCTGCATCGAGCATTGCTGCGGGGTATGGCGATATCTTCGTCGCGGGTGGCGTGGAGAGCATGTCGATGGTCCCCATGACCGGAAACAAGCTCTCTGCGTCGCCGGAAGCAATGCATCGATTCCCGTCGGTGTACACGCCGATGGGCATCACGGCGGAAAATGTCGCAAAGAAGTTCGAGGTTTCGCGCGCCGATCAAGATGCATTTGCGCTCGCGAGCCAAAAGAAGGCCGTGGCGGCCATCGAGGCCGGGAAGTTCAAGGATGAAATCGTGCCCGTCAAGGGTGTGCGTTTTTCCAAGAACGATCGCATCACGTTCGACTTTGCGCGTGACGAGCTTCCGCGTGGCGACACGACGCTCGAGGGCCTTTCGTCGTTGAAGCCCGCGTTTTCGGCGACGGGATCGGTGACGGCAGGCAATAGCTCGCCGCTCTCCGATGGCGCCGCCGCAGCGCTCGTCATGTCCAAGGAGAAGGCTGACAAGCTTGGTGTAAAGCCGCTCGGGTATTTGCGCATGTTCGTGACGGCGGGTGTCGATCCGGCCATCATGGGCATTGGTCCTGTGCCTGCGGTGCGCAAATTGCTGGCGCGGAGCGGTCTGAAGCTGGATCAGGTCGACATCATCGAGATGAACGAGGCGTTTGCGTCGCAATCGGTGTATTGCAAGCGCGAGCTTGGGATGGCCGACGAAAAGCTGAACGTCAATGGCGGTGCCATTGCGCTTGGTCATCCGCTCGGCTGCACCGGCGCGAAGCTCACGGCGACGGCGCTTTACGAATTGCGTCGTCGTGGCGGCAAGTACGCCATCGTGACGATGTGCATTGGTGGCGGCATGGGCGCGGCGGGTCTCTTCGAGCGCGCCTGA
- the hisF gene encoding imidazole glycerol phosphate synthase subunit HisF, with amino-acid sequence MLAKRIIPCLDVKDGRVVKGVQFVALRDAGDPVEAARGYDAAGADEITFLDITASHERRGTLLDIVRATADQVFAPLTVGGGVKSERDIEALLDAGADKIAINTAAVTDPSLVERAALRWGSQAIVVAIDAKRTAAQPSPQWNVFTHGGRTDTGLDAIAWAKRIVDLGAGEILLTSMDRDGTRAGYDLELTRAVADSVGVPIIASGGVGTLEHIYEGLSAGGADGALCASIFHDGTFTVADAKFYLAERGLTVRPAPRTQHTRAMS; translated from the coding sequence GTGCTCGCAAAGCGCATCATCCCCTGCCTCGATGTCAAAGACGGCCGCGTCGTCAAGGGCGTCCAGTTCGTCGCCTTGCGTGACGCCGGCGACCCCGTCGAAGCAGCGCGTGGCTACGATGCGGCTGGCGCCGACGAGATCACGTTCCTCGACATCACCGCATCCCACGAACGCCGAGGCACGCTCCTCGACATCGTAAGAGCGACGGCGGACCAAGTCTTCGCGCCCCTCACCGTCGGCGGCGGCGTCAAAAGCGAACGCGACATCGAAGCCCTGCTCGATGCAGGCGCTGACAAGATCGCCATCAACACCGCCGCCGTCACCGACCCGTCGCTCGTCGAACGCGCCGCTCTTCGCTGGGGTAGCCAAGCCATCGTCGTCGCCATCGACGCCAAACGCACGGCAGCACAACCGTCGCCGCAGTGGAACGTCTTCACCCACGGAGGACGCACCGACACGGGCCTCGACGCGATCGCGTGGGCCAAACGCATCGTCGACCTCGGCGCAGGAGAAATCCTCCTGACGAGCATGGATCGCGATGGCACGCGTGCTGGCTACGACCTCGAGTTGACGCGCGCCGTCGCCGATTCCGTTGGTGTTCCCATCATCGCATCAGGTGGCGTGGGAACGCTCGAGCACATCTACGAGGGGCTTTCCGCAGGCGGCGCCGATGGCGCGCTCTGCGCTTCGATCTTTCACGACGGTACGTTCACCGTCGCCGACGCGAAATTCTACTTGGCCGAACGCGGGCTCACCGTACGACCCGCTCCGCGCACGCAGCACACGAGGGCAATGTCGTGA
- a CDS encoding zinc ribbon domain-containing protein — protein MHCPECGKKANPGAAACVACGHLLPAIEAGANASGLLIGRTMVGVAAPGAAAPPVPAPLAEDSAIAGVGPASGGAQRTNVGLSDDATTVKIPSQLQRTILGGVVPPALREGKPPTSPPKAPDGTLLGVAGPGIGSNRVRDPGPPREMPHELGATIVPAQPAKPRRANRVGAERLDPDALLVNRDKLARKRIVLPPVRSREEQARAEAQKRRRKALPFVVGALFVLAFVVAFAIFWRSPAPVSARVRVTPDGHEAVEIECASCPDGTKVSIGDSSAVVSKHVAQIPLVAPLALGENRLSVSLDRPARGRDETVGVSVHVGYHLRPDLSKLTADKPTIHVTIEAVAGTEITIAGNVVKLSDGPKAHAIDVAADCTGSSDEPATLRKRIPYVVKSPDGARTEGVVDVAVGIVPLRIDAPGPRVVTESDTFVLSGQAMKGAEVLVAGRPIQIGADGAFAQRMSVSSIGATNIEVRAKVPGMAPRLVPISVQRVERIELAAKEFEKEKPVGYTTVALASTSDVGRPAIVAGQIAEVRTQNHQTIYLLDVPAKEGCSKTSESCRVRLVHGAAAAAKVGDSITAYGQIGRPWSAPGGLAVPEIQVAFTLPAASRASP, from the coding sequence GTGCACTGCCCCGAGTGCGGGAAGAAAGCAAACCCGGGCGCCGCAGCGTGCGTTGCGTGTGGCCACTTGTTGCCCGCGATCGAGGCAGGTGCAAACGCGTCAGGGTTGCTCATCGGGCGTACGATGGTCGGCGTTGCTGCGCCGGGCGCAGCCGCTCCGCCCGTTCCAGCGCCGCTCGCGGAGGATTCGGCAATAGCTGGCGTTGGTCCGGCATCGGGTGGCGCACAGCGCACGAACGTCGGCCTGTCCGATGATGCGACGACAGTGAAGATACCGTCGCAATTGCAGCGCACGATCCTCGGTGGCGTCGTGCCGCCAGCGTTGAGGGAAGGGAAACCGCCGACGTCGCCGCCGAAAGCCCCCGACGGGACTCTGCTCGGCGTGGCGGGGCCAGGCATCGGTTCGAATCGTGTTCGCGACCCAGGTCCTCCGCGCGAGATGCCGCACGAGCTCGGAGCTACGATCGTTCCTGCGCAACCCGCGAAGCCGCGACGGGCAAATCGCGTCGGTGCCGAGCGGCTGGATCCCGATGCGCTTCTGGTCAACCGAGACAAACTCGCTCGTAAGCGAATCGTTCTGCCGCCGGTTCGTTCGCGCGAGGAACAAGCGCGCGCCGAAGCCCAGAAGCGGCGTCGCAAGGCGCTTCCTTTCGTCGTTGGTGCCCTGTTTGTGCTCGCGTTCGTGGTTGCGTTCGCGATCTTCTGGCGTTCGCCCGCGCCAGTGTCTGCGCGTGTTCGCGTCACCCCGGACGGGCATGAAGCGGTCGAGATCGAGTGTGCGAGTTGTCCCGATGGAACGAAGGTGTCGATCGGAGATTCGAGCGCGGTCGTCTCGAAGCATGTCGCCCAAATACCTCTCGTCGCTCCGCTGGCGCTCGGTGAAAACCGCCTGAGCGTGTCACTCGACAGGCCGGCGCGCGGCCGAGACGAAACGGTGGGTGTGTCCGTGCACGTGGGATACCACTTGCGCCCCGATCTCTCGAAGCTCACCGCGGACAAACCCACGATTCACGTCACCATCGAAGCCGTGGCGGGTACGGAGATCACGATCGCGGGCAACGTCGTCAAACTTTCCGATGGTCCCAAAGCGCATGCGATCGACGTCGCCGCAGACTGCACGGGTTCATCCGACGAACCTGCAACGTTGCGCAAGCGCATCCCGTATGTCGTGAAATCACCCGATGGCGCGCGCACGGAAGGCGTGGTCGACGTCGCCGTCGGAATCGTTCCATTGCGTATCGATGCACCAGGGCCGCGCGTCGTCACCGAGAGCGACACCTTCGTGCTTTCGGGTCAGGCCATGAAGGGCGCTGAAGTGCTCGTCGCGGGCCGGCCGATCCAGATCGGCGCCGATGGTGCGTTTGCACAACGCATGAGCGTATCGTCGATTGGAGCGACGAACATCGAAGTGCGCGCCAAGGTGCCCGGCATGGCGCCGCGCCTCGTGCCCATCTCCGTGCAGCGCGTCGAACGCATCGAGCTTGCTGCCAAGGAGTTCGAGAAAGAAAAACCTGTCGGGTACACGACCGTGGCGCTCGCATCCACCAGTGATGTAGGGCGCCCGGCGATCGTTGCAGGTCAAATTGCTGAAGTACGCACCCAGAACCACCAGACCATTTACTTGCTCGACGTGCCCGCCAAAGAAGGTTGTTCAAAGACCAGCGAATCATGCCGCGTGCGGCTCGTTCACGGTGCTGCAGCGGCGGCCAAGGTCGGTGATTCGATCACGGCGTATGGGCAGATAGGTCGTCCTTGGTCGGCACCGGGGGGGCTCGCGGTGCCCGAGATCCAAGTTGCTTTCACGCTGCCCGCAGCGTCGCGAGCGTCCCCGTGA
- a CDS encoding L,D-transpeptidase encodes MQNSAAAALPNSSAVATSLPHVVPASPEPPPAEAEPAPPAPSAPRLHAIRGIPPILQLPNKQTGRYIGYIRVGESVALRQAAVVPGADCAGGYFAIEPRGYVCNDSFVSLAPSSEHTVAMAATAPREGPFPYRYAISNGAPMYNRIPTRSEITRYEHVFGPAGKFEKLSPFLASHEDLAVNEPIPPTDPIPPFLEGGQMIRPGRFGLVRQKIPRGSMLSYTKAFEADGRTYLLSVDLTVVPADRVRPFRPSSFRGIWLEGDETLPIAWFRKRPRMKWRKLSTGAVESMGISFPARSHARLTGQSIDVEGTKYLETKEREGADVVWVAEEDATVVEARTKLPFGVREGQKWIIVRITQGTLVAYEGSKPVYATLISPGAGGVPVAGIDPVKASTTPLGTYNITFKDRAATMSPEMGENRSFWIADVPHTQYFNAPFALHAAYWHERFGEPTSAGCVNLSPIDAEIVFRWSDPPVPLGWQGAVGAGASVNGPTTAVVVAR; translated from the coding sequence GTGCAAAACTCGGCGGCCGCCGCATTACCGAATTCATCGGCCGTCGCGACTTCATTGCCGCATGTCGTACCGGCGTCGCCCGAACCACCTCCTGCCGAAGCAGAACCTGCTCCTCCGGCTCCTTCGGCGCCGCGGCTTCATGCGATTCGCGGCATTCCACCGATATTGCAATTACCCAACAAACAAACGGGCAGGTACATCGGGTACATTCGCGTTGGCGAGTCGGTTGCGCTTCGACAAGCCGCTGTCGTTCCAGGAGCCGATTGTGCTGGTGGGTATTTTGCAATCGAACCTCGCGGGTATGTCTGCAATGATTCTTTCGTCTCGCTCGCGCCTTCATCCGAGCACACCGTTGCAATGGCGGCGACGGCCCCGCGCGAGGGACCTTTTCCGTATCGTTATGCCATTTCCAATGGCGCCCCGATGTACAATCGAATCCCGACGCGATCCGAGATTACGCGTTACGAGCATGTCTTCGGGCCTGCGGGCAAATTCGAAAAGTTGTCGCCATTTCTTGCATCGCACGAAGACTTGGCCGTGAACGAGCCCATCCCACCCACCGATCCCATTCCACCATTTCTCGAAGGTGGGCAAATGATTCGCCCAGGTCGTTTTGGGCTCGTGAGGCAAAAAATTCCTCGCGGATCGATGCTTTCGTATACCAAAGCATTCGAGGCCGATGGTCGCACGTATTTGCTCAGCGTCGACTTGACCGTCGTTCCAGCGGATCGCGTTCGTCCCTTCCGACCAAGCTCTTTTCGAGGTATTTGGCTCGAAGGTGACGAGACGCTTCCCATTGCATGGTTTCGCAAGCGCCCGCGTATGAAGTGGCGCAAGCTCAGCACGGGCGCGGTCGAATCCATGGGCATTTCGTTTCCGGCTCGATCACATGCTCGCCTCACGGGACAAAGCATCGACGTCGAAGGAACGAAGTATCTCGAAACCAAAGAGCGGGAAGGGGCGGATGTCGTTTGGGTCGCGGAAGAAGATGCGACCGTCGTCGAGGCTCGAACGAAATTACCATTTGGCGTACGTGAAGGGCAGAAGTGGATCATCGTGCGCATTACGCAGGGCACGCTGGTGGCCTATGAAGGCTCGAAGCCGGTCTACGCGACGCTCATTTCTCCGGGCGCCGGAGGTGTTCCGGTTGCAGGTATCGATCCGGTCAAGGCGAGCACCACGCCGCTTGGAACGTACAACATCACGTTCAAGGACCGCGCCGCGACGATGTCACCTGAAATGGGTGAAAACCGATCCTTTTGGATTGCCGATGTTCCGCACACGCAATACTTCAATGCGCCGTTTGCGTTGCACGCAGCTTATTGGCACGAACGTTTTGGCGAACCTACGAGCGCAGGGTGTGTGAACCTGTCCCCGATCGACGCGGAAATCGTATTTCGCTGGAGTGATCCGCCGGTGCCACTCGGCTGGCAAGGTGCGGTCGGGGCGGGAGCGTCCGTCAATGGTCCGACCACGGCGGTCGTCGTTGCCCGCTGA
- a CDS encoding 4'-phosphopantetheinyl transferase superfamily protein, producing the protein MTLLSLPSNVAHLWYVDPDAIEDWYLLAAYHSVMSPDEAQQQARYRFPAGRKEYLVTRALVRSVLSAYAPVLPRDWVFVRNQHGRPEIAGPSGAPRLRFNLSNTRGMIVCLVARDREVGVDVEDIHRRGETVAVADRFFSPFEAAALNRQPPSRQRDRFFDYWTLKEAYIKARGMGLAIPLDHFSYHLENPEAIRISFAPELPDNPDRWQFSLTTLGGRHRIATAIERRSGEAPICIEMLRTVPFER; encoded by the coding sequence ATGACGCTGCTGTCGCTCCCCTCGAACGTCGCGCACTTGTGGTACGTCGATCCGGACGCCATTGAAGATTGGTACCTTCTTGCCGCGTATCACAGCGTCATGTCGCCGGACGAAGCGCAGCAGCAGGCGCGTTATCGTTTTCCCGCGGGTCGCAAGGAATACCTGGTGACGCGAGCGCTCGTGCGCAGTGTGCTCAGCGCTTATGCTCCCGTACTTCCGCGTGATTGGGTGTTCGTGCGGAACCAGCACGGCCGTCCCGAAATTGCAGGCCCTTCCGGAGCACCTCGATTACGTTTCAATTTATCGAATACGCGAGGCATGATCGTGTGTTTGGTTGCGCGGGATCGGGAGGTCGGCGTCGATGTGGAAGACATTCACCGACGTGGGGAAACCGTGGCGGTTGCCGATCGGTTCTTTTCGCCATTCGAGGCGGCCGCGCTGAATCGGCAGCCGCCCTCTCGCCAGCGCGATCGATTTTTCGATTATTGGACGCTGAAGGAAGCCTACATCAAAGCGCGCGGCATGGGGCTGGCCATTCCACTGGACCATTTTTCATATCATTTGGAAAATCCCGAGGCGATTCGGATATCATTCGCGCCAGAGCTGCCCGATAACCCCGACCGCTGGCAATTTTCGCTCACGACGCTCGGAGGACGGCATCGCATTGCAACGGCGATCGAACGACGGTCCGGGGAAGCACCGATATGCATTGAGATGTTGCGCACGGTGCCTTTCGAGCGGTGA
- a CDS encoding metallophosphoesterase, translating to MKLFAISDLHVGFPDNRRALDSIKPRPDDWLIVGGDLGENLDHVKCVVDSLGPKFAKLIWVPGNHELWVDPRAPASEPRGEARYRMYVDYCQRSGVLCPEDPYVEWSGEGGPHLLVPMFLLYDYSFRPDHIPVENAVDWAAEDGIVAGDEIMLDPTPHASRSAWCHQRVALTEKRLSEAIDMPKVLINHFPLRQDIVLLPRVPRFLPWCGTRRTADWHTRYRASTVVHGHLHVRRTCHVDGVRFVDVSFGYPRERRADRPVDDYVRQILPIPETQ from the coding sequence GTGAAGCTTTTTGCGATCAGCGACCTTCACGTCGGTTTCCCGGACAATCGCCGCGCGCTCGATTCGATAAAGCCGCGTCCCGACGACTGGCTCATCGTCGGTGGGGATCTTGGCGAAAACCTCGACCATGTCAAATGCGTGGTCGACTCGCTTGGGCCGAAGTTCGCGAAATTGATTTGGGTGCCGGGAAATCACGAATTGTGGGTGGATCCGCGAGCGCCAGCGAGCGAACCGCGAGGCGAAGCGCGTTATCGGATGTACGTCGATTATTGCCAGCGCTCGGGCGTGCTGTGCCCCGAGGATCCGTACGTCGAATGGTCGGGCGAAGGTGGCCCGCATTTGCTCGTGCCGATGTTTTTGCTTTACGATTATTCCTTTCGCCCTGATCACATTCCCGTGGAAAACGCAGTCGATTGGGCGGCCGAAGACGGAATCGTCGCGGGCGATGAAATCATGCTCGACCCAACGCCGCATGCGAGCCGATCGGCATGGTGTCACCAGCGCGTGGCCTTGACGGAAAAACGTTTGTCCGAGGCTATCGACATGCCCAAGGTGCTCATCAATCATTTTCCTTTGCGACAAGACATCGTGCTCTTGCCGCGCGTGCCGCGCTTTTTGCCTTGGTGCGGAACGAGGCGCACAGCAGATTGGCACACGCGGTACCGCGCGAGCACGGTCGTGCACGGGCATTTGCACGTGCGAAGAACGTGTCATGTCGATGGAGTTCGTTTCGTGGACGTATCGTTCGGCTATCCACGCGAACGACGCGCGGATCGGCCGGTCGACGATTACGTGCGACAAATATTGCCCATTCCGGAGACACAATGA
- the proC gene encoding pyrroline-5-carboxylate reductase codes for MTSQTRGIEGRRIGFLGGGSMAGALIRGLLLSATVTPEQIRASDVKPERLAELERTYKIETTSDNEALVRWADVIVLAVKPQIVDRVLGAIASGLNEGDLVISIAAGVPIEAIEARLPERARVIRSMPNTAAIALAGATAIAPGSHATHDDVDVARALFDAVGRCVVLDETLLDAVTGLSGSGPAYIMLMIEALADGGVKVGLGRDTAMLLAAQTVYGAAKLQLETGEHPGRLKDMVTSPGGTAIAGLHTLEAGGLRKTLIDAVEAATNRSAELGEQMAKKLRKS; via the coding sequence ATGACGAGTCAGACCAGGGGCATCGAGGGACGGCGTATCGGGTTTTTGGGCGGCGGCAGCATGGCCGGCGCGCTGATCCGAGGCCTTCTGCTGTCGGCGACGGTAACGCCAGAGCAAATTCGAGCGAGCGACGTCAAGCCAGAGCGGCTCGCCGAGCTCGAACGTACGTACAAAATCGAAACGACCAGTGACAACGAAGCGCTCGTGCGCTGGGCCGACGTGATCGTGCTCGCGGTCAAACCTCAGATCGTCGACCGTGTTCTTGGGGCCATCGCGAGCGGATTGAACGAAGGCGACTTGGTCATTTCGATCGCGGCAGGCGTGCCGATCGAAGCCATCGAAGCTCGCCTGCCCGAGCGAGCGCGCGTGATTCGATCGATGCCGAACACCGCTGCCATCGCGCTCGCAGGCGCCACGGCGATCGCGCCTGGGTCGCACGCGACGCACGACGACGTCGACGTTGCGCGAGCTCTCTTCGATGCGGTCGGACGCTGCGTCGTGCTCGACGAAACGCTGCTCGATGCCGTCACGGGGCTGAGCGGGAGCGGACCGGCGTACATCATGCTGATGATCGAGGCGCTGGCCGACGGAGGAGTCAAAGTCGGATTGGGTCGGGACACGGCGATGCTACTTGCAGCACAAACGGTTTACGGCGCCGCCAAACTCCAGCTCGAAACGGGCGAGCATCCCGGTCGATTGAAAGACATGGTCACGAGCCCTGGGGGCACGGCCATTGCGGGTCTGCACACGCTCGAAGCTGGAGGATTACGAAAAACGCTCATCGACGCGGTGGAAGCAGCGACGAACCGTTCTGCCGAGCTCGGTGAACAAATGGCCAAGAAGCTGCGTAAATCCTGA
- a CDS encoding Do family serine endopeptidase, giving the protein MLSALFAAGTFGLAGCGHEAHATSITAARDSAAVVATAAPQNGSNAPAPVPATFDVADLAEKVKPVVVNITTMHAPPPGSRTNPFDFFFGPHVPDRPMARSALGTGFIISADGYVVTNAHVVESADKVKVRLVDEREFDADIVGRDAQLDLALIKLKKVDGLPTASIGNSEALRVGEHVLAVGNPFGLGHTVTLGIVSAKARSIDLGKYDNFIQTDASINPGNSGGPLFNWKGEVIGINTLIRAGANGIGFAIPIDTLKDVLPQLRDKGRVERGKLGLAFQPLTADLAKALGLPSPKGALVSDVAPGGSADRAGIKQGDVITAVNGTTIVHADELPRNVARNTPRSNIKVSLVRAGKSMDVTANLDALEDDDENKPPVRRPAPPSPSNQDKLGVELSDTPSGGARVERVTDPESELERGDVIVALNGTPVQDVRALETALSKLPAGSKALVKVTRGRITRFAAVTVPSR; this is encoded by the coding sequence ATGCTTTCCGCGCTCTTCGCGGCCGGCACGTTCGGGCTTGCTGGATGCGGGCACGAAGCCCACGCGACTTCGATCACCGCAGCTCGTGACTCGGCAGCGGTCGTCGCGACGGCGGCGCCGCAGAACGGATCGAACGCGCCTGCACCCGTTCCTGCCACGTTCGACGTCGCTGATCTCGCGGAAAAAGTGAAACCCGTCGTCGTCAACATCACGACGATGCACGCTCCGCCACCTGGTTCCCGGACAAACCCGTTCGACTTCTTCTTCGGGCCGCACGTGCCCGACCGTCCCATGGCGCGCAGCGCGCTTGGCACTGGTTTCATCATTTCGGCCGATGGGTACGTCGTGACGAACGCGCACGTCGTCGAGAGTGCGGACAAGGTGAAAGTGCGTCTCGTGGACGAGCGCGAATTCGATGCGGACATCGTGGGACGTGATGCGCAGCTCGATCTGGCGCTGATCAAGTTGAAGAAGGTCGATGGTTTGCCCACGGCGTCGATCGGAAACAGCGAAGCGTTGCGCGTGGGTGAGCACGTGCTGGCCGTCGGCAATCCGTTCGGCCTCGGCCACACCGTCACGCTGGGCATCGTCAGCGCCAAGGCGCGCTCGATCGACTTGGGCAAGTACGACAACTTCATCCAGACGGACGCGAGCATCAATCCTGGCAACAGCGGGGGTCCGCTCTTCAACTGGAAGGGCGAGGTGATTGGTATCAACACGCTCATCCGCGCGGGCGCCAACGGCATCGGTTTCGCCATTCCAATCGACACGCTGAAGGACGTGCTCCCTCAACTTCGCGACAAGGGCCGCGTCGAACGCGGCAAGCTTGGTTTGGCATTCCAACCATTGACCGCCGATCTCGCCAAGGCGCTCGGTTTGCCCTCGCCCAAGGGAGCACTCGTGTCAGACGTCGCGCCGGGCGGTTCTGCCGATCGTGCCGGCATCAAGCAAGGCGACGTGATCACCGCGGTCAACGGCACGACCATCGTTCATGCCGACGAACTACCGCGCAACGTCGCTCGAAACACACCGCGCTCGAACATCAAGGTGTCGCTGGTTCGTGCCGGCAAGTCCATGGATGTGACGGCAAACCTCGATGCTCTCGAAGACGACGACGAAAACAAGCCGCCGGTGCGCAGGCCGGCCCCTCCATCACCGTCGAACCAAGACAAACTCGGGGTGGAACTGTCCGACACGCCGAGCGGTGGTGCGCGTGTCGAGCGAGTGACGGATCCCGAGAGCGAGCTCGAGCGCGGGGATGTCATCGTCGCATTGAATGGCACACCGGTGCAGGATGTGCGGGCACTGGAAACGGCATTGAGCAAGCTGCCTGCGGGCTCGAAGGCGCTCGTGAAGGTCACGCGCGGCAGGATCACTCGTTTCGCAGCGGTCACGGTGCCTTCGAGGTGA
- a CDS encoding 2OG-Fe(II) oxygenase codes for MQAAPRPLVRLAQRPRVYVHDDFVSHEVVRYVLDRYGSREALDARGIEWEANETGLSGELPVEDDPVLEQLAERIEDALGFRCTLLQRTFRFRRYSVGDFHPPHVDSYAIAGAHLIATAIVYLTDAEVGGETYFPDARPVPVSITPKARRLAVWFNHEPNGELDRTSQHRSEKLVAGDKATIAYFVYAPLDHASVDLDAEPPKRSGADKPVRRRRFVCVDDGVPEATRRVLREACAERDVEFEVIEAEAFDFASAKPLPPGTMLYRPAVSMLATRVEQALFGPGVATFYVGHDGIFRSVGPDLVMFEQAGVPVPRWLWATTTDRARLRKYVDVLGGLPLVLKFSNTSGGVGVLRIDTLAGLFSTMDHARASGRIPQLMTYIPDAIHWRCIVVGDRVVGFYRNRTDPDDFRTHASDDPCDYRDPPSPEILGSAIRSAAAIDVEFGGVDVLEDASGQHYVIECNFPCYFARAKLVGGHDVAGSMIDWLARKADRLVSSLGQTAR; via the coding sequence ATGCAAGCCGCCCCGCGTCCGCTCGTGCGTCTGGCCCAGAGGCCTCGTGTCTACGTACACGACGACTTCGTTTCGCATGAAGTCGTCCGGTATGTCTTGGATCGATACGGCTCGCGTGAAGCGCTCGATGCACGTGGTATCGAGTGGGAGGCGAATGAAACGGGGTTGTCCGGTGAGCTGCCCGTGGAGGACGATCCCGTACTCGAACAGCTCGCCGAACGCATCGAAGACGCTCTCGGATTTCGTTGCACCCTGTTGCAAAGAACGTTTCGATTTCGTCGCTATTCGGTCGGCGACTTTCATCCCCCACACGTGGATTCGTACGCGATCGCTGGAGCGCACCTCATCGCCACCGCGATCGTGTACCTCACGGATGCAGAAGTGGGCGGCGAGACGTACTTTCCGGACGCTCGCCCAGTGCCCGTCTCGATAACCCCCAAAGCTCGCAGGCTTGCCGTTTGGTTCAACCATGAACCAAATGGCGAGCTCGATCGCACGTCACAACATCGTTCCGAAAAGCTCGTGGCGGGCGACAAGGCGACGATCGCGTATTTCGTGTATGCGCCGCTCGACCACGCCAGCGTGGACCTCGATGCCGAGCCCCCCAAGCGCTCGGGCGCGGACAAACCCGTACGACGGCGTAGGTTCGTTTGCGTCGACGATGGCGTACCCGAAGCAACGCGACGCGTGCTTCGCGAGGCCTGTGCGGAGCGTGACGTCGAATTCGAAGTGATCGAGGCTGAAGCGTTCGACTTTGCTTCCGCCAAGCCGCTGCCGCCCGGCACCATGCTTTATCGGCCGGCCGTTTCGATGCTCGCGACGCGTGTCGAGCAAGCCCTGTTCGGCCCCGGTGTTGCCACGTTTTACGTGGGACACGACGGCATTTTTCGCTCCGTCGGTCCGGACTTGGTCATGTTCGAGCAGGCCGGCGTTCCGGTGCCGCGCTGGCTCTGGGCCACGACCACCGATCGCGCACGGCTGCGCAAATACGTCGACGTGCTCGGCGGATTGCCCCTCGTGCTGAAGTTCTCCAACACATCGGGCGGCGTCGGCGTTCTCCGCATCGATACGCTCGCCGGCCTATTTTCCACGATGGATCACGCGCGCGCATCAGGCCGCATACCTCAGCTCATGACGTACATCCCCGACGCGATTCATTGGCGCTGCATCGTCGTGGGTGATCGCGTGGTAGGGTTTTACCGAAATCGTACGGATCCGGATGACTTTCGCACCCATGCTTCGGACGATCCATGCGACTACCGAGACCCTCCGTCCCCTGAAATCTTGGGCAGTGCCATTCGATCGGCTGCCGCCATCGACGTCGAGTTTGGTGGCGTCGACGTGCTCGAGGACGCGAGTGGCCAGCACTACGTCATCGAATGTAACTTTCCTTGCTATTTTGCGCGAGCAAAGCTCGTCGGTGGGCACGACGTGGCGGGCTCGATGATTGATTGGCTTGCTCGAAAGGCGGACAGGCTCGTAAGTTCGTTGGGACAAACCGCGCGCTGA